CTGGTGTTGGGGTCAAAAACTTGATTTGGCTATCCAGACCATTGAAGGCAGGAAGATGATGATTGGCTAGCAATGGTCCAAAATGAGATCTCTCTATTTTTGGCATGTGTGTTTGGTTTGTTTATCATCAGATTTGCTGTACTGGAGTTATGTGATATATGAGTGGGGTATCAACCACTTCGTCGTCTTCTTAGATCTGGGGTGACGGTCTTGCAACTGTTGGTCACGGTGAAGGGGTGAttgtgaaaatgaaatagatGGATGCAATTGGATCATTGATGATCCAACTGTTGAGGATGTTGCGGAACTAATCCCCAACAGTTGCACGTAATCTGAGTATGAAAAACATGTGAAGAAGTTTTAATCTCTCCATGGATTCTGATGTTTTTATTTCGTACttgttttgatttccttttaaGATTCTCTGTTTCTTGAACTAGATTATAAGAGCTTCaccattgttttctttttagtgAAATGGGAATTGAAAAACTACGCACTCTTGTCTTTTCATGCCATTTCCAAATTTATTGTTCACCTTTTCTAATTGAGTGAGGAATGAAATATGATCAATTGTTTTATAGATGGTTTTGTAAAgcatttttcacttttatttgatttctattcgtttttcttttccattgggGGGGCGGGAGTGGATCAGGACCACTCAATCATTCAGTGTGTAATGGGTCCCCAACCCTCTCCCCTCCGCACCCACCCGGGGGGGTGGTGTGGTTCCCCTCCTCATCATACACACAAAATGTTTGTGCAAAAACCAATTCACGTATTTCCCCCGCATATAAACGTATTATTTCGCAAATGGTGCCATGCCCCAGCTCCATGGCGAGCACGGAACGAGATGCTCTTTTGCCTTTAAAGAATGTATCGATGCACATCCTCAATTTGATAGTCCGGGTTGATTGACTTCATTTTGTGattcaaatgattttcaaagGATTCTAGGGCAGCCATAAACACATGAATctcgacaaaaaaaataaaataaacacatGAATCGACTGCCGACATTTCTCCCTGTTAAGGCAAACCTGTAAACAAATAAGATCAAATTGGTTACTAAGTTTAGTTCGAATGATAAGCGTCTATGCTTCTCGCAACGCAACAAGCGCTCCCTTCATGAATAGCCTGAAAGCCACATGGAATGCTCAGGAATGTACGGAGCCGCCAGAGAAAATGACTTGGGCGAGATGCATCAACTCCTTTTTATCGGTAGATGATGGAGCGTCGTATCCCATAATTTAAGTAGCtactcttccattttctctctaCTTTTTGGACGATAGGGACATTGTTTCAGCGCAAGATGGTCcactccactttttttttttcttggtcggtGTCCACTCAACTTTACACAGTGATATCATCTCCACCCCAACTTTTTATCTAAATTCTCTCCATGCTCAATACCAATTTTTATGAGCCGAAAGAAACTCCCTAATTCGAGCACTGGGGAAAAAATTGCTATGATCCTCCCAAATATAGGCACTCGTTTTCCCGAGAAAATCGTGGTTTCCATGAGAAGTCTGGTCGTAGCTCCATCTTCATCGTGTGTTTGTAAGGCCTCTCCTGGCTTCTCTCTCAAGACCCGATTCTCTATCCACAATCACCTCCGATCCTTGCGCGCATCTCTCCCACTCCCACCATCACCATTGCCATCACCCTCGTCTTCCTCTCAAACCAAGCCACCCTGGCTTCACCACTCTGACATGGCCGCCTGTGTCAACGACGCGCCGAGAACAGAGAATCGCAAATTTACCCGCGACTCATGCCCGGGCGAGCGCGGATACAGCCTCAGGTTCGCGAATTTGTTCCGACCCAGAATTTCTAGCCCCCTTTCGAGCGTACCCGTTTTGCAGAACCGAGGAAAGACCACGCACATCAGGAAGGTCGTCGACGACTTAGACGAAGACAAAGAAGACGTGTGGCTCCGGATGCGAGAAGAGGCCCGCTCGGATGTTTCTCATGAGCCCATACTGTCCAACTACTATGAAAGCTCGATACTTTCGCAGGACTCGCTCGAGAGCGCGTTGGCTAGTCATTTGTCGATCAAGCTAAGCAATCCGAGCCTTCCCGGGGGGACTCTGTATGAGCTATTTCATGGGGTGCTGGCAGAAGATCGAGAAATTGTCAAGTCTGTGAAAGAAGATTTGAGAGCAGCTCACGACAGAGACCCCGCTTGCGTGAGCTATGTGCACTGTTTTTCGAACTTTAAGGGTTTTCTTGCGTGTCAGGCTCACAGGGTGGCTCACAAGCTGTGGTCACAGGGGAGGCAGGCCATTGCGTTGCTAATACAGAACAGGGTCTCTGAGGTTTTCGCGGTGGACATCCATCCTGGAGCGAAACTCGGGCGAGGGTTGCTCTTCGATCATGCAACAGGCCTTGTTGTTGGCGAGACGGCTGTGATTGGTAACAACGTGTCGATTTTGCACAACGTGACATTGGGAGGGACCGGGAAAGAGTCCGGTGACCGGCACCCGAAGATCGGTGATGGGGTGTTGATCGGGGCTGGGACTTGCATCTTGGGGAACATCAGGATTGGAGATGGAGCGAAGATTGGAGCCGGGTCGGTAGTGCTAAAGGACGTGCCCCCGCGGACAAGTGCAGTCGGGAACCCTGCGAGGTTGGTCGGAGGCAAGGAAAACCCAGTTAGGCTTGATAAGATGCCTAGCCTCACAATGGACCACACCTCTCATATATCTGAGTGGTCAGACTATGTTATTTAGCAAGGACCAAATTCAGATGCATTTGAAACGTTTAGTTGATCCTGGATCGTGTGGTTGTTGGTGCTTACTATTTGCTGCTGCTAAATTGGCAACATGTAGCAGTGACCACGCAACTTAAGATTTCATAGGTTTGTAACGTGCCTGGCCTTTCATAATTCAGTGACAGGGCTAGTTGATGAGCATTTTCTCTATTGAGTGCGTGGTATGTATATTTGTCGTGATAACACATGTGATGCTGTGTGGCATATGACATGGCACAGCTTGAACTTTGTTGCCAATTGTACTTTCTAATCTCGGATATATTTGTTATGATTCAATCAATTAACTACAGAAAGGACTGGAGTGATTTTTCTCAAGAACCTGCTCTCCTGCAATGTCAACCAATGTTGATTGTTTCGAAGGGCCAGTTTTGCGAGCTTAGTGgattaaagaagaaattgaaatactCTACATATAAGAGAAGGAATCGAATTAAAGCATGATCCAAAAGAGTCACCTGCCATAGCCTTTTCTGCTCAACGGTTGAGTTATATATGGAACGTGGCCCAGGCAAGGCAGAAAAACATTTCTTGAGGATCCCATCGGAATGACGATTCTTGACCTACATGAAATCATGTCATGGAGTTAATTAAGTTGGAGTTTTAGGTGGAGCCCTCCACTGAAAATCATGTCTTACAGTTTATACAGAAGTGCAATATTAGATGGTTGTGCTGGGGCCGTAGGCAATCTTAGAACAAACTTGTGTAGCAGGTGGTGTTGGTATTGTGGTAACTGTGTCCACATCCACGAGAACAAACCGTTTTCTTTTGCTTAGGTGAAAATTCTTAGTAATTAAGCCAAATTCATGAGTGTCCTACATATGTGCCTCTTGACTATTCGTGTTTCCATATCTAGTTTTATGTTTTGTGAATTCCTAAGAATCTATTTCCGTGAAATGCTAGACATTTTTTACAAGTCATTTAAGAGTAAGACTCATGTAACAAGTCGGTATAAAGACAAGTCCTATGATCATTTTTGATAGAGTGAAATAAGatgaaataaaagcaaaaagaggTAAAGTCTATTcatctcattctcttttttgaGTCGAGTGAGTCGTAAGCTTTTTCACCTTCAAATTGTCCCATCAAATTGGCATCAAATTATACGATTTATGATCATGACCTCAACAAACACTCAACTTCATCTTTTATACACTCGTCTTACCAAAGAAAACTATGGTAATTGGGCTGTTGGAATGAAAGCCCTACTAGGCACTTATCGTATATAGGAACTTGTCAACACAGACTATGATGACCTAGAAGACGAAGCCACCTTCAATCAGAATCAGAAGACCGCCTTGGAGAAAGTTTGAGAAAAGGATGCCCTGTCAGTTATCTAAGAAGCTTTATATGATACTGTGTTCGAGAATGTTTCGAATGCTACTACTTCTAAGAAGGCATGGGAGATCCTTCATAACACACACCAAGGAGTACAAAAAGCTAAGAGGATtcatcttcaaactttgagagACAAATTCGAGGCAATCCATATGAAagaatttaaatcaaatgttGATTATTTCACAAAGTTTTGGTGATTATCAACTAGACAAAAGAAGTGGTGTACATGTTCTAGATGGTCGAGTTGTTGAGAAGATTCTTCTGTACTTAGACATGAAGTATTGATCACATTGGCGTTGCAATGGAAGAGTCCAAGGATTTAGGTGCCATGATGATTGATGGGCTTGTGGGTTCGTTGCAAGCCCATGAAGAAAGATTAAGAAGAAATAAGCATAAGTTGGAGGAGGAAGTGTTCTAAACTCGTTTGACCATCCAAGATGAGAAGGACCCAAAGTAGAGATCTTGTGAAATTTGAGGGACTAAATCAAGATCGTGGTCGAGGTGAACACTGAGGTTGCTTTCGAGGTAGAGGTTGTGAACAAAATAGAGAAGATATTGCTTGAAATGATAGTAGatgtcaaaatcaaataagtgttcatggaagaagaaagaatttgaAAGGCCAATGATATGGtgaatctaaaatttgatgTTATTATTGCGATGAATTTGGTCATTATACGTCCGATTGTTGTTGCAAAGGAAATAGcggagcaaaagaaaaagacaaatttgGTGAATGATGCAGAGCAAGTTCTTTTACTGCCATTCAAAAAAGATGAAGGTGAATAAAGTGATACTTGGTACTTGGACATTGGTGCAAGCAACCACATGTATGGGTGAAAAGAAATGTTTGCCAAGTTAGATGGGATAATCAAAGAGGAAAGTCTCGTTCGATGATTATTGTAAAATTCTTGTCGAAGGCAAATgtataattttgatttatttgagGAATGGTATACATCGGTTTATTACTAATGTTATTATGTACTAAAAATGTCAAGCAATATCTTGAGTTTTGGACAGATCTTGGAGAAAGGCTATACTGTCCACATGAAAGATCTTAGCCTTGTGTTAAGAGACCAAAATAAGAAACTGATTGCAAAAGTGAGGATGTCGAAGAACAtgatatttattctaaatatatatatatatatatatatatatatatataaatgaaatgACTCAAAGCTTATAGGCATGCATGGATAATCCTTCACAGTTGTGGCATTTGAGGTTCGGCCATCTCAATTTTGGTGGTCTTAATTTGCTTTCACGCAAGAAGATGGTTTATGGTTTAGCAAATATTGATCATCCTAATCAATTATGTTTCCAAAACTATCTTCCAAAGGAAACAACTTATTGCGCATAGAAATCACTTGAGTTAATTTATTCTAATGTGTGCGGCCCAATAGTAAATATCAAtatttttgttacttttattgatgattttactCATAAAACTTGGcttatttttgaaagaaaagtaaaaaaatcaaaagtgttTGACACTTTCAACCAATTTAGGAACTTAATTGAAAAGAGAGTGGCTATTTCATCAAAGTTATGAGAAACGATAATGGAGGAGCATTCACTTTAGccatattcaaaaaaaattgtgagGATCATGGTTTTTTATGTTTATTGACAGCTCCATATTCTCTTCAGCAATATGGCGTGGCCGAATGAAAAAAATAGGACAATTCTTGATATGGTCTAAAGCATGTCGAAAGGCAAAAACTTGTCCAAGGAACTTTGGGATGAAGCTATTATGTTTGCAGCCTATCTACAAAATGGGTGTCCACATATGGACTTGAAGTCATAACTCCACAAGAAGTATGAAGTGGGAGAAAAGTAAGTGTTTCgcatttgagaattttcaaaagcattGCCTATGCTCATGTCCTAAACCAGAAAAGATCGAATTTAGAAGACAAGGGTaaaaagccaatttttatcAGGTCAACTCATCATTGAATGCCTACAAATTCTTTGATTGAAAGTGTATATAAGCATAAATGTCAAGCTCGatgaagaaagcaaatgaaaagacaatccaaaagataaaatgaatgctCATGGTAGCTAATTAGATTTGAAAGATAACTCTTCACCTTCTTCTCCAATATCTTTTTCTAGTCCATTAGCACCAACTTCTTCAAATGGTGTTGATGAACCATTAGTACCAAGATTAGAGATTGTCTAAGCTTTATGAAGCCAACAATGAGCTTTACCTTGTATACCTTCTTGCAGATTGTGAGTCACTTGTCTACGATGATGCTGTGAAAAAGGAATAATTAAGGAAAGccatgaatgaagaaattgaagcgagataagtacatagaagtgccaaaaattgtgtacagcattcattttaatgcaaaatttttTCGAGAGtccatttaagtgccaaattttttgaaaaacaatttattcaatgtcaACTCTAATCTATTtggtattaattttttaagttgaCATGGCTCATTAGAAGGTCTAATAAGCATTAAAGCAAGAAACGTCATTTAGTAGCTTTCCCCtaaataaaaatcctaaatcgcCAAATTGAAAGAAAGCCCCAATTTCAAACCCTAACCGGCCATTGAATGAATTCTCTCACCTCAATCCACCATGTTCCGGCaagccacaaagaagctactcCATCGGCTCATCCCAACCTCCACCGCCGTGAGGGCCCATCCCGCCCCTTATTGGGAAAAGAGAAGATCAAATCTCAGCTTCAACTTTGATCCGAACAAAACAGAACGGGAGTCGAACGCTACCTAGAATATGGATGATGATGGAGTTGCAATATGTGATGAGATCAAGGACATAAAGTTCGACTATAATTGCCGGTGGGAATCAAAGCAAACAAATAGATTTCGGGAGCAATTTCATCACTTCGTAACCGGCCGCAAAGCAGAGTAAAACAGAGTGCACCTCGCGCTCTTCCGGAATCAATTGTTGGTGGCTGCGAACGAAGGTCAAATCTAGCAATAGTGTGTTGAGCCGAATTCGAGTTCTTTAAGGATTTCGTAGAAAATTGgtcattttcggaaaatattttcccataagtcattttctaaaaaaatgacaatattttctagtgtttggtttaaacttaaaaatgtttcgaaaaatattttctggtatttggtaaggaggaaaatattttctaagactttaCCACTTAGGCATGCATTACTTACCAACCTATAAATctatcaaatatgaacttgcttTTAAATTCAGGCAAACttgcttcatatctttgttccatcattgtcacaaaacattcatctactctaaaaaaaaatgttcatatggattttcaaaaaaaaaaaaagaaaagaaaaaataagcgAAGCATGTATAGCCCTAATGGGAATCTTCTAATTGAGTGGCACGTTCTTCCCTTGTGTTTTTTGTgttttaataaacaaaagaaaaaataagcaaagTATGTAAAACCCTTTGCTTGAGCAATGTACAACTGCaaggtaaaataaataaagaaaatgataagcaagagtGCAGAGCACGAGCTTGAGATTGACGAGCTCGAGATTCGCCTAGCGACggccgacgactagccaagaaaaaaagaagatgagaaacaaagaaaagaaaaaggaaaaaaaaaagaagaaaagaaatagaaaagaaaaaggaaattaaaaataattcgaattaaaaaagaaaaagaaaattaaaaaataatttgaataaaaaaagaaaagaagaagcaaggggaggaggaagtgatgaTTTGTAGAGACGTGAGATAAGAAAGATTAagtgaggaaaacgttttccacttttcaaaagtggaaaatatttttccctaatcttgaagaattttttcctttaacggaaaacattttcccaaaataattcatttttcataaaacgaacgccggaaaattcagaaaatgttttttccggaaattatttttcataaaacaaatggaATCTAAGTATTCAAATCGCAAAATAGAGAGTGGAGCAAGACAATTCCTGGCACATCGATAATATTCTGACAACTAAGGGTGGATGACGATTTGGGAGCTCCATAACATCGAGAGCTTTTGCTtcatgatggttttatatgagatgggcttaaggtccgtccgcccatgttgggcctaaaagcccggcccacaagagtagggcccatggatgaaggggcaCGATTAATTGTATTTTAGAGGGTACATAtataaaggaggagagagagggagaatgcACCTCTTGGCATAATAACGCATGTAcgttttcctctccctctcttttcttccaaacgcttaaggcgacgccgttttcccttcaaggcgaattgacatcatcggatcagaatttcttcctcgatcttcagcattggtgtctaatctgtggctaacaaggtacgctcgaatccatggtgtgctttacgattagtgatacgtgtttttccgggcttcgtcttccgcattgctttaggggttcgatttagtgtcgaatccggtttttcggggatccgttattcccaacattggtatcatagccctagttcacgttttcccgacctgtttgatgttttttgattgatttttcacgaaaattttcggccgtacggatcgggcgagaaatcccCACACCTGAGCGttgttcctccatttttttcgagtttctgtgactcgaaatcaatttctgaaggCACAGGGTGAAATGGCTTGTCGAGGCGAGttcggcgacatgtcgtgcgccgccgggagacgccgcacgcgcctaCACGCACGGCTAGAAGCCGCTGCGcatgggcgcgacgcgcccgaagcgctggcatCGGCTAGCgtgtgcgccacacgcgccggtcagCGAACCGGAACGTGCGCGACgccggcggcgaaccggcaGCGCCGGTCGgtggaccgacgcgtgctgacgtcagcatgacgtcacccaacggtcggtaacactgggatgacgtcatcgatgacgttagcgccgacgacggttggccgggcggtcaccggccgacgACCCAactcgacccgacccgcggACGCCTGGCAcgtgcgcggcacgtgcggtcggttcgtctgacccggcccgaccggtccgacgtcCGATGTCtggcgaccgttgaccgttgactgttgaccattgaccgttgaccgttgactagaaaaaaaagaaagaaaaggaatttgtttcttttttcgattatgtctatgtgggttagaggtaatccatttttt
The window above is part of the Eucalyptus grandis isolate ANBG69807.140 chromosome 6, ASM1654582v1, whole genome shotgun sequence genome. Proteins encoded here:
- the LOC104449139 gene encoding serine acetyltransferase 1, chloroplastic-like: MSRKKLPNSSTGEKIAMILPNIGTRFPEKIVVSMRSLVVAPSSSCVCKASPGFSLKTRFSIHNHLRSLRASLPLPPSPLPSPSSSSQTKPPWLHHSDMAACVNDAPRTENRKFTRDSCPGERGYSLRFANLFRPRISSPLSSVPVLQNRGKTTHIRKVVDDLDEDKEDVWLRMREEARSDVSHEPILSNYYESSILSQDSLESALASHLSIKLSNPSLPGGTLYELFHGVLAEDREIVKSVKEDLRAAHDRDPACVSYVHCFSNFKGFLACQAHRVAHKLWSQGRQAIALLIQNRVSEVFAVDIHPGAKLGRGLLFDHATGLVVGETAVIGNNVSILHNVTLGGTGKESGDRHPKIGDGVLIGAGTCILGNIRIGDGAKIGAGSVVLKDVPPRTSAVGNPARLVGGKENPVRLDKMPSLTMDHTSHISEWSDYVI